One part of the Chryseobacterium sp. 7 genome encodes these proteins:
- a CDS encoding tail fiber domain-containing protein, with amino-acid sequence MMKKKNTVSLLALVLLSPALMYSQVGVQTSNPQGTFHVDGAKDNPASGTPSAAQQNNDMVLQQSGNFGLGTTTPENKFQVITTKSVNNRYTLIDAPNAGIKHPILALRNTSPAAANNFSLIGFTNNGPAGGGASWGIGSIRNQSNTNEDFYFGNSPVNNEYVERMRIRANGYVGINTSTPENRFHVVATEAVSNRYTLIDAPNGTNQYPILAVRNTSTTAANNLALIGFTNDGTNAGGANWGIGSIRNGTGKDEEDFYFGYSVGGYYQERLRVKANGSLGLGTSAPTSLLSVNGTADKPGGGSWGTFSDRRVKKDIEKFEDGLNVINQLKPVTYRYNEKSGYQDQNKKYVGFIAQDVEKVAPYMVNIIDDSAKSGLKDKREFDESALTKILVNAVQQQQQEINLLKKEISELKKHN; translated from the coding sequence ATGATGAAAAAGAAAAACACAGTTTCTCTACTGGCGTTGGTATTGCTATCACCAGCATTAATGTACTCACAAGTCGGTGTCCAGACTTCAAATCCCCAAGGAACTTTTCACGTAGATGGAGCAAAAGATAATCCTGCTTCCGGAACACCTTCAGCAGCTCAGCAAAATAATGATATGGTTCTGCAGCAAAGCGGAAATTTTGGTTTAGGAACTACAACACCGGAGAATAAGTTTCAGGTTATCACAACAAAATCTGTAAATAACAGATATACCTTAATTGATGCTCCTAATGCTGGTATTAAACATCCTATATTAGCATTGAGAAATACATCACCCGCAGCAGCAAATAACTTTTCCCTTATTGGTTTTACAAATAATGGACCTGCAGGAGGAGGAGCATCCTGGGGTATTGGATCCATACGTAACCAGAGTAATACGAATGAAGATTTCTATTTTGGGAACTCTCCAGTTAACAACGAATATGTCGAGCGTATGAGAATAAGAGCTAATGGGTATGTAGGTATTAATACCAGCACCCCTGAAAACAGATTTCATGTTGTGGCAACAGAAGCTGTCAGTAACAGATATACCTTAATCGATGCTCCTAATGGTACTAATCAGTATCCTATCTTGGCGGTTCGAAATACTTCAACAACAGCAGCAAATAATTTAGCGCTCATAGGTTTCACAAACGATGGAACAAATGCTGGCGGAGCAAACTGGGGGATCGGTTCTATACGTAATGGTACTGGCAAAGATGAAGAAGATTTTTATTTTGGATATTCTGTAGGTGGTTATTACCAAGAGCGTTTGAGAGTTAAAGCTAACGGATCTCTAGGTCTTGGAACAAGTGCACCAACAAGCTTGCTTTCTGTAAATGGTACAGCGGACAAGCCTGGAGGAGGAAGCTGGGGAACTTTCTCAGATAGAAGAGTTAAAAAAGATATTGAAAAATTTGAGGACGGATTAAATGTTATTAACCAATTAAAGCCTGTTACGTATAGATATAATGAAAAGTCAGGATATCAAGATCAAAATAAGAAATATGTAGGTTTTATAGCTCAGGATGTTGAAAAAGTTGCGCCTTATATGGTCAATATAATAGATGACAGTGCGAAAAGTGGTCTTAAAGACAAAAGAGAATTTGATGAAAGTGCACTTACAAAAATTTTGGTGAATGCAGTACAGCAGCAGCAGCAAGAAATTAATCTGCTTAAAAAAGAGATTTCAGAGCTTAAAAAACATAATTAA